A genomic window from Corallincola holothuriorum includes:
- the dcd gene encoding dCTP deaminase has protein sequence MRLCDTDIERYLDEERIIIDPRPSSELISGVSVDVTLGNTFRTFNDHTAPYIDLSGPREEVQAAMQRVMSEEIVIADGDAFFLHPGELALAVTHESVTLPADIVGWLDGRSSLARLGLMVHVTAHRIDPGWSGRIVLEFYNSGKLPLALRPKMKIGALNFETLTAPAARPYNKRTDAKYKDQQSAVASRISEDESL, from the coding sequence ATGAGACTTTGTGATACCGATATTGAACGTTATTTAGACGAAGAGCGCATAATCATTGATCCACGGCCATCGAGCGAACTGATTAGCGGGGTTAGTGTCGATGTCACCTTGGGTAACACCTTCCGTACGTTCAATGATCACACCGCCCCTTACATTGATTTGAGTGGCCCCAGAGAAGAGGTTCAGGCGGCAATGCAACGGGTGATGAGCGAAGAGATTGTCATTGCCGATGGCGATGCGTTCTTTCTGCACCCAGGTGAGTTGGCATTAGCCGTGACCCATGAGTCTGTGACACTGCCCGCCGATATTGTCGGTTGGTTAGATGGTCGTTCTTCACTGGCTCGGTTGGGACTCATGGTGCACGTGACGGCCCACCGTATTGATCCGGGTTGGTCTGGACGCATCGTGTTGGAGTTCTATAACAGTGGTAAGTTGCCATTAGCATTGCGCCCCAAAATGAAGATCGGAGCACTAAACTTCGAAACGCTCACCGCGCCGGCTGCACGCCCTTATAACAAACGCACTGACGCTAAATACAAGGATCAACAAAGTGCAGTGGCGTCCCGAATTAGTGAAGACGAGTCATTATAA
- a CDS encoding acylphosphatase, whose product MCLVEGCVQGVGFRYYTQQEALKRGLSGYAKNLVDGRVELLIEGELSAISAMLVWLETGPRTATVESLKIDQVPCANVSEFRTL is encoded by the coding sequence TTGTGTCTTGTCGAGGGCTGTGTTCAAGGTGTTGGCTTTCGTTACTATACTCAGCAGGAAGCGCTAAAGCGCGGACTGTCGGGCTATGCCAAAAACCTGGTGGATGGTCGGGTGGAATTATTAATCGAAGGCGAATTGAGTGCAATTAGCGCCATGTTGGTGTGGTTAGAAACTGGGCCGCGAACAGCGACTGTGGAGTCTTTAAAAATAGACCAAGTACCGTGCGCTAATGTTAGCGAGTTTCGCACCTTATAG
- a CDS encoding bifunctional protein-serine/threonine kinase/phosphatase, which yields MSVLSVRFASHSSAGVKQKNDDALAVKVAHGGELVHKGITAVIADGASCCSSAEIASRTAVTDFINNYYSTPDSWTVEKSATRVLSALNNWLFAQGHRALNTEDSLVTTLSAAIIKGQTAYLFHVGDSRIYLYRDNELALLTQDHCHYQRANKLYLTRALGIDNKLQIDFKSVPLQVGDQLLFTTDGIHDAISPQQLTELMASQQELQDKSDAIAAFAADSHSDDNLTCLLVEVESLPLQTMTEAQSILTSKVIPPVMAVGNEIDGYKIVKVLHSNTRSHVYLVESSDETQWVLKAPSENFSDDPQYLEGFVREAWVGEQIDHDNVMRCQPADSESPFRYHLCEYIDGITLRQWMYDHPTPDMALIRPILKQVISGIRALQRHQMVHRDLKPENIMIRNDGTVKLVDFGTVQVAGLDEIERFNLETCPVGSVDYIAPEYLMGHKGTFQSDLFSLGVIVYEMLCGERPFSLKDPKLNPPTSLNVWQYTPLAHRKTKRPLWIDLAIKKACSPNPKNRQHALSEFLHDISQPNDELIEKFERAPLIERSPLTFWQVVAGLLLLANLVQLYWFNR from the coding sequence AGCCATAGTAGTGCTGGTGTTAAACAAAAAAATGATGACGCCTTGGCGGTGAAAGTTGCTCACGGTGGCGAGCTTGTACACAAAGGGATCACGGCTGTGATCGCTGATGGCGCCAGCTGTTGTAGCAGCGCCGAAATAGCCAGCCGCACCGCAGTGACCGACTTTATTAATAACTACTACAGTACGCCAGATAGTTGGACGGTTGAAAAATCAGCCACCCGTGTTTTGAGCGCGTTGAACAACTGGTTATTCGCTCAGGGCCACCGTGCACTGAACACCGAAGACAGCTTGGTAACGACATTAAGCGCGGCAATTATTAAGGGGCAAACCGCTTATCTTTTCCATGTCGGCGACAGTCGGATCTATCTTTATCGCGACAATGAACTGGCACTACTAACCCAGGATCATTGCCATTATCAGCGAGCCAATAAGCTTTATCTGACACGCGCCTTAGGTATAGATAACAAGCTCCAGATCGACTTTAAATCTGTGCCGCTGCAAGTAGGTGATCAACTGCTGTTCACTACGGATGGGATCCATGACGCGATCAGCCCGCAACAACTGACAGAACTGATGGCTTCGCAACAGGAGCTACAGGATAAATCAGATGCAATCGCTGCGTTCGCTGCTGATTCTCATAGTGACGATAACCTGACCTGCCTGCTTGTCGAGGTTGAGTCGCTGCCCTTGCAGACGATGACCGAAGCCCAGTCGATACTCACCTCAAAAGTGATCCCGCCGGTGATGGCTGTCGGTAACGAGATTGACGGCTACAAGATCGTGAAAGTGCTGCATAGCAACACGCGCAGCCATGTCTATCTTGTGGAGTCATCAGATGAGACCCAATGGGTACTAAAAGCACCATCAGAAAACTTTTCCGATGATCCGCAATATCTCGAAGGTTTTGTGCGCGAAGCCTGGGTCGGTGAACAGATAGATCACGATAACGTGATGCGCTGTCAGCCCGCGGATTCAGAAAGCCCGTTTCGCTACCATCTTTGCGAATACATAGATGGTATTACGCTTCGCCAATGGATGTACGACCACCCCACACCGGATATGGCGCTGATCCGCCCAATATTGAAACAGGTCATTAGCGGCATTCGTGCCTTGCAAAGGCACCAAATGGTGCATCGTGATCTTAAACCAGAAAACATCATGATCCGAAACGATGGAACGGTGAAACTTGTCGACTTTGGGACGGTACAGGTGGCGGGCTTAGATGAGATTGAGCGCTTTAATTTAGAAACCTGCCCAGTCGGCTCTGTTGACTATATTGCCCCTGAATACTTAATGGGACATAAAGGTACCTTTCAATCCGATCTGTTTAGCCTTGGCGTGATCGTTTACGAAATGCTTTGTGGTGAGCGTCCTTTCTCTTTGAAAGATCCAAAGCTTAACCCCCCAACCAGCCTTAATGTCTGGCAATATACGCCGCTAGCACACCGAAAAACCAAACGACCGCTGTGGATCGATTTAGCCATTAAGAAAGCGTGCTCTCCGAACCCTAAAAACAGGCAGCACGCGTTATCTGAATTTCTTCACGATATCTCGCAACCAAATGATGAACTGATTGAAAAATTTGAACGGGCACCGCTCATTGAGCGCAGCCCCCTCACCTTTTGGCAAGTGGTTGCAGGCCTATTGTTACTGGCTAACTTGGTGCAGCTTTACTGGTTTAACCGTTAG
- a CDS encoding low molecular weight protein-tyrosine-phosphatase, translating into MVSKVQSVLFVCMGNICRSPTAEAVFKVKAEEAGFNIKSDSAGTIGYHQGTSPDPRAQAAGELRGYFFTGLKARKIVASDFQEFDLILVMDNQNMDDLAEICPPEYREKIKLMLSYGTSSLSEVPDPYYGGAKGFEVVLNLLEDACDGLIRSFK; encoded by the coding sequence ATGGTAAGCAAAGTGCAATCGGTTCTGTTTGTATGTATGGGGAACATCTGTCGTTCGCCAACAGCTGAAGCCGTCTTTAAAGTAAAAGCCGAAGAGGCTGGTTTTAATATAAAGTCGGATTCTGCCGGTACTATTGGCTACCATCAGGGCACTTCACCCGATCCCCGTGCGCAAGCGGCAGGGGAGTTGCGCGGCTACTTTTTTACAGGTCTCAAAGCACGAAAAATCGTAGCAAGTGATTTCCAAGAGTTTGACTTAATATTGGTGATGGATAACCAAAATATGGATGACCTAGCCGAGATCTGTCCGCCGGAATACCGCGAGAAGATAAAACTCATGCTCAGCTACGGAACCTCCTCATTGTCAGAAGTACCCGACCCGTACTACGGCGGAGCAAAAGGTTTTGAAGTGGTACTGAATCTACTTGAAGATGCTTGTGATGGTTTAATCCGAAGCTTCAAGTAG
- a CDS encoding class I SAM-dependent methyltransferase, whose product MTASITLAKGREKSLLRRHPWVFSGAVSKVKGKPQLGDTVNIYATDGSWVARGAYSAESQIRARIWTFDESEEVDEAFFLRRIAAANARKLKVLADNLPTAYRVVAAESDGLPGITIDKYADTVVCQLLSAGGERWRGAIVAALQHVFPQHSVYERSDVDVRKKEGLLPVTNLLHGEMPSTEAVIEENGLKLLVDIQQGHKTGYYLDQRDNRLVSADYAKDKTVLNCFSYTGGFGTYALKAGAAHVVNVDMSQPALDIAKQNVELNGLDLSKAEFIREDVFKLLRRYRAEGKQFDTIILDPPKFVDSKQQLTRACRGYKDINMIAMQLLKPGGILLTFSCSGLMPTDLFQKVVADAALDAGREAWFLKWLHQSQDHPVLSSYPEGLYLKGLVVQVD is encoded by the coding sequence ATGACAGCCTCAATTACATTAGCCAAAGGCCGTGAAAAATCATTACTCAGACGCCATCCATGGGTCTTTTCTGGCGCCGTTAGTAAAGTTAAAGGCAAACCGCAATTGGGTGATACGGTCAATATATACGCAACCGACGGCAGTTGGGTAGCCAGAGGCGCCTATTCCGCAGAGTCTCAAATACGCGCCCGTATCTGGACTTTTGACGAGTCAGAAGAAGTAGATGAAGCATTTTTCCTTCGTCGTATTGCGGCGGCGAATGCCCGTAAACTTAAAGTGTTGGCGGATAACCTTCCGACGGCCTATCGCGTTGTTGCTGCAGAGTCTGATGGCTTACCGGGGATCACTATCGATAAGTATGCCGATACGGTGGTGTGTCAGCTACTCTCAGCCGGTGGCGAACGTTGGCGCGGCGCTATCGTAGCGGCACTGCAACATGTCTTCCCGCAGCATTCAGTCTATGAACGCTCAGACGTAGATGTTCGCAAGAAAGAAGGCTTATTACCGGTTACCAACCTGTTGCATGGTGAGATGCCTTCCACCGAAGCCGTTATTGAAGAAAATGGCTTAAAGCTGCTAGTCGACATTCAGCAAGGACATAAAACAGGCTATTACCTGGACCAAAGAGATAATCGTCTGGTTAGTGCTGATTACGCAAAAGATAAAACTGTACTCAACTGCTTTAGTTATACCGGCGGTTTTGGTACCTATGCTCTGAAAGCCGGCGCTGCTCATGTGGTCAACGTCGACATGTCACAACCCGCACTCGATATTGCCAAGCAAAATGTTGAGCTGAATGGGTTGGATCTCAGCAAGGCTGAGTTTATTCGTGAAGATGTGTTTAAGTTGCTGCGTCGTTATCGGGCAGAAGGAAAGCAGTTCGATACGATCATTCTTGATCCACCAAAGTTCGTAGACAGTAAGCAACAGTTAACTCGTGCTTGCCGTGGCTACAAAGATATCAATATGATTGCAATGCAATTGCTTAAGCCCGGTGGGATCTTGCTTACTTTTTCCTGCTCAGGCCTGATGCCAACGGACCTGTTCCAAAAGGTTGTCGCAGACGCGGCACTAGACGCAGGTCGCGAAGCGTGGTTTTTGAAGTGGCTTCACCAAAGTCAAGATCACCCAGTGTTAAGCAGCTACCCTGAAGGGCTCTATCTAAAGGGTTTGGTAGTTCAAGTTGATTGA
- the hutC gene encoding histidine utilization repressor yields the protein MPKFLDIQQSIRDAIREGTLKPNQQTPSENQLASTFSVSRMTARRALQELVAKNVLFSVKGRGTFVSDPRGQSPIFEFKNIADEIRERGSHYKSRVLLLTSRPADRETAFALGTAEGNEVFFSMIVHLQDGIAVQLEQRAVNPDFAPQYLAQDFNHTTPHDYLCGVAPLTEASHQIEAILPTSSMCEWLKIDAAQPCIQVTRQTLSDKSAVSFARLIYPGHRYRLGNELVSG from the coding sequence ATGCCTAAGTTTTTAGATATCCAACAATCAATTAGAGATGCGATCAGGGAAGGAACACTCAAACCTAATCAACAAACGCCTTCCGAAAATCAGTTAGCCTCCACGTTCAGCGTTAGCCGTATGACGGCAAGGCGGGCATTACAAGAATTGGTGGCAAAAAATGTTCTCTTTTCAGTTAAGGGGCGTGGCACTTTTGTCAGTGATCCTCGTGGCCAATCACCGATTTTTGAATTCAAGAATATTGCCGACGAGATCCGTGAACGTGGAAGCCATTATAAGAGCCGAGTTCTTTTGCTGACATCGCGCCCCGCCGACCGCGAAACAGCGTTTGCGCTCGGTACAGCGGAAGGCAACGAGGTGTTTTTCAGCATGATAGTGCACCTGCAAGATGGCATTGCAGTGCAATTGGAGCAGCGTGCGGTCAACCCCGATTTCGCGCCGCAATATCTTGCTCAAGACTTCAATCATACGACGCCCCACGACTATCTCTGTGGTGTCGCGCCACTGACGGAGGCCAGCCATCAAATAGAAGCAATTCTACCAACATCAAGTATGTGCGAATGGCTTAAGATTGATGCAGCACAACCCTGTATACAGGTAACCAGGCAGACGCTGAGTGACAAGAGTGCGGTAAGTTTTGCCCGGTTAATCTATCCCGGGCATAGATATAGATTAGGTAATGAACTGGTGTCTGGGTAA
- a CDS encoding DUF2845 domain-containing protein — protein MRSFYQVSLLFISIISSAIVVAGTYTVTNVKCEGGWVTREDDKLVVISKCGSPVLSDVVSGDDETKVERVGFQLENEKQITIFTFKAGKVVLIEKISD, from the coding sequence ATGCGCAGTTTCTATCAAGTCTCTCTTCTTTTTATATCTATTATTTCGTCAGCTATCGTCGTGGCGGGTACCTACACTGTAACCAACGTAAAATGTGAAGGTGGCTGGGTAACCCGTGAAGACGACAAATTGGTTGTGATATCTAAGTGTGGCTCCCCAGTGTTGTCAGATGTGGTCTCCGGCGATGACGAAACCAAAGTTGAACGCGTCGGTTTTCAACTCGAAAATGAAAAACAGATCACGATCTTCACATTCAAAGCCGGAAAAGTGGTCTTAATTGAGAAGATTAGTGATTAA
- the metG gene encoding methionine--tRNA ligase: MSRNILVTSALPYANGPIHLGHLLEYIQTDIWVRFQKLRGHACHYVCADDAHGTPIMLKAQQLGISPEEMIAQTAIEHQQDFADFQISFDNYHSTHSDENKALAEMIYTRLNDSGYIKTRTISQLFDPEKEMFLPDRFVKGTCPRCDAEDQNGDNCDNCGATYSPTDLKHPKSVVSGATPILKDSEHFFFDLPQFKKMLGEWLNSGALQEENANKLKEWFEGDLKQWDISRDAPYFGFEIPNAPGKYFYVWLDAPIGYLASFKNLCDKRDDLNFDDFWAPGSDAEVHHFIGKDITYFHCLFWPAMLHGADLRQPTAVHAHGYVTVNGAKMSKSRGTFIKARSYLDHLNPEYLRYFYAAKLSSKIDDLDLNLEDFAQRVNSDLVGKVVNIASRTAGFISKRFDGTLSTTIADQALLDEFVNGSETIAEHYEAREFGKAMRDIMALADKANAYIAEQAPWKLVKTEGQEQHAHDVCSLAIHLFRILMVYLKPVLPAMAAEVELFLNDSLTWESTTKVLTGAKINKFKPLMQRVEMDKVTAMVDASKENLQTANVAGPATETPEQAESELAKDPLADEIQFDDFAKVDLRVALIAKAEEVPEAKKLLKLTLDLGGETRQVFAGIKSAYSPEDLEGKLTVMVANLAPRKMRFGISEGMVAAAGPGGKEIYILSPDSGAKPGMRIM, encoded by the coding sequence ATGTCGCGAAACATTTTGGTTACCAGCGCCCTGCCTTATGCAAATGGGCCGATCCATCTAGGCCACTTGCTCGAGTATATTCAAACGGATATCTGGGTACGCTTTCAAAAACTCCGTGGTCACGCTTGTCACTATGTGTGTGCCGATGACGCGCATGGCACGCCGATCATGCTTAAAGCGCAGCAATTGGGTATATCGCCTGAAGAGATGATTGCGCAAACAGCGATTGAGCATCAGCAAGACTTTGCCGATTTTCAGATCAGCTTTGACAACTATCATTCTACTCACAGTGATGAAAACAAAGCGCTGGCGGAGATGATTTACACCAGATTAAATGACTCTGGCTATATCAAGACCCGTACCATCAGTCAGCTATTCGACCCTGAAAAAGAGATGTTTCTGCCTGATCGCTTCGTTAAGGGCACCTGCCCGCGCTGCGACGCTGAAGATCAGAACGGCGATAACTGTGACAACTGTGGTGCCACTTATAGCCCAACAGATCTGAAACACCCTAAATCTGTCGTCTCAGGTGCTACCCCTATCCTCAAAGATTCAGAGCATTTCTTCTTCGATTTGCCACAATTTAAAAAGATGCTTGGTGAATGGCTCAATAGCGGTGCCCTGCAAGAAGAGAATGCCAATAAACTGAAAGAGTGGTTTGAAGGCGATCTCAAGCAGTGGGATATCAGCCGTGATGCCCCCTACTTCGGTTTCGAGATCCCTAACGCACCGGGTAAGTATTTCTATGTCTGGTTAGATGCGCCTATCGGCTACCTCGCCAGCTTTAAGAATCTGTGTGATAAGCGTGACGACCTGAACTTTGATGATTTCTGGGCACCCGGCTCCGATGCAGAAGTTCATCATTTCATCGGTAAAGATATCACCTACTTCCATTGTCTGTTCTGGCCTGCGATGTTACACGGCGCAGATCTACGCCAACCGACGGCGGTACACGCTCACGGTTATGTGACGGTCAATGGTGCGAAGATGTCCAAGAGTCGGGGTACGTTTATCAAGGCGCGCTCTTACCTTGATCATTTAAATCCTGAATATTTGCGCTACTTCTATGCGGCAAAGCTCAGCAGCAAAATCGATGATTTGGACCTGAATCTTGAAGACTTTGCCCAACGGGTAAATTCAGACTTGGTCGGCAAGGTGGTTAATATCGCCAGCCGTACTGCAGGGTTCATCAGTAAACGCTTCGACGGCACCTTATCAACCACTATCGCTGACCAAGCGTTACTTGATGAGTTCGTAAATGGGTCTGAGACCATTGCTGAGCATTATGAAGCTCGAGAGTTTGGCAAAGCGATGCGCGACATTATGGCATTGGCGGACAAGGCTAATGCCTATATTGCCGAGCAAGCACCATGGAAACTGGTGAAGACCGAAGGCCAAGAGCAACATGCCCATGACGTCTGTTCACTGGCGATCCACCTGTTCAGGATCTTGATGGTCTACCTTAAGCCTGTGTTACCAGCGATGGCTGCTGAAGTCGAACTGTTCCTAAATGACAGCTTAACTTGGGAAAGCACAACTAAGGTGCTTACAGGCGCTAAAATCAATAAATTCAAACCGCTAATGCAGCGGGTAGAGATGGATAAAGTAACCGCGATGGTTGATGCGTCAAAAGAGAATTTGCAAACAGCAAACGTGGCCGGTCCAGCTACTGAAACACCAGAGCAGGCTGAATCAGAACTGGCAAAAGATCCTCTAGCTGATGAGATACAGTTTGACGATTTTGCCAAGGTTGACCTACGCGTGGCACTTATCGCCAAAGCAGAAGAAGTGCCGGAAGCGAAGAAGTTACTGAAACTCACTTTGGATCTTGGCGGTGAAACCCGTCAGGTATTTGCAGGGATTAAGAGCGCCTACTCGCCAGAAGATCTGGAAGGTAAGTTAACCGTTATGGTCGCTAACTTGGCACCACGCAAAATGCGCTTCGGCATATCAGAAGGCATGGTGGCAGCCGCAGGGCCGGGCGGCAAAGAGATCTATATTCTCAGCCCAGATAGCGGTGCCAAACCCGGCATGCGTATCATGTAA
- a CDS encoding alginate export family protein: MHTSNTLKNAIKLSPIALAIGLATAPVQAELLDDIATGIKEGSTKLSMRYRYEYVDQDGKDKEANASTLKSRITYTSAPISGFIAGVEADHVLVVGNDNYNSTENGKTEYPVVADPKGTDLNQAFLKYVGFENTTATLGRQRINLGDQRFVGGVGWRQNEQTYDGGRVEYAFSEALSVDASYIWNVNRIFGPDGADSDLHGNIGALNLTYDAGKFGKVTAFDYYLDFDNNDGLSSNTVGFVYNGGYALSETTKLGLKASYAMQSDAGDNPASYDADYYLVEGSVKFKPVSVSAGYEVLGSDDGVSFKTPLATLHKFQGFADKFLVTPGDGVVDTYVKVAGSVAGVKLAAFYHNFESDEGSTDYGTEIDLVASYKINKHFGILGKYASYDADDHATDTDKFWLQLTSTF; the protein is encoded by the coding sequence ATGCATACATCTAATACACTGAAAAATGCTATCAAGCTTAGCCCGATCGCCTTGGCTATCGGCCTAGCCACTGCACCTGTTCAAGCAGAGTTACTTGACGATATAGCCACCGGTATTAAAGAAGGTAGCACCAAACTAAGCATGCGCTACCGTTATGAATATGTGGACCAAGACGGTAAGGACAAAGAAGCCAACGCGAGTACATTAAAGTCACGCATTACCTATACGTCAGCACCTATCAGTGGTTTCATTGCCGGAGTAGAAGCGGACCATGTATTGGTTGTGGGTAACGATAACTACAACAGTACCGAGAACGGAAAGACTGAATACCCAGTGGTTGCTGATCCGAAAGGCACAGATCTGAACCAAGCGTTTTTAAAGTACGTTGGCTTTGAAAATACCACTGCTACGCTCGGTCGTCAGCGCATTAATCTCGGTGACCAACGTTTTGTCGGCGGTGTTGGCTGGCGCCAAAACGAGCAGACTTATGATGGTGGCCGTGTCGAATACGCATTCTCCGAGGCGCTCTCTGTTGACGCATCATATATCTGGAACGTGAACCGCATCTTTGGCCCAGATGGTGCTGACTCAGATCTGCACGGTAATATCGGTGCGCTTAACCTCACTTATGATGCCGGTAAATTTGGTAAGGTGACGGCGTTTGACTACTATCTCGACTTCGATAACAACGATGGTTTATCGAGCAACACCGTTGGTTTTGTTTATAACGGCGGTTATGCGCTGAGCGAGACGACCAAGCTTGGACTAAAAGCGTCTTATGCGATGCAGTCTGACGCCGGTGATAACCCAGCCAGCTATGATGCAGATTACTATTTGGTTGAAGGTAGTGTGAAGTTCAAGCCTGTTTCTGTCAGTGCTGGCTACGAAGTTCTGGGATCAGACGATGGCGTTAGCTTTAAAACACCGTTGGCCACGCTGCATAAATTCCAGGGTTTTGCCGACAAGTTCCTCGTTACACCAGGTGATGGTGTTGTCGATACCTATGTAAAAGTCGCAGGCTCAGTAGCGGGTGTTAAGTTAGCCGCCTTCTATCACAATTTCGAATCGGATGAGGGCAGCACAGACTACGGTACAGAGATTGATCTGGTTGCTTCATATAAGATCAACAAACACTTTGGCATTCTCGGTAAGTATGCTTCCTACGATGCCGATGACCATGCAACCGACACCGACAAGTTCTGGCTACAACTCACCTCAACTTTCTAA
- a CDS encoding precorrin-2 dehydrogenase/sirohydrochlorin ferrochelatase family protein: MLYYPAYLTLKDRNVLVVGGGAVGCRRLSPLIEAGAKVTLVAPQLVDEATMLVEKHDLKWLCRSYSAELLAGQWLVIAATNSAKLNTAIAQQAEADGIFCNVANDANTGSFICPSLINDGQCQIAIATGGAAPVLTRLLKFRIRAILPRHLKQLIAVSAAKRADIKRTFSTVSHRRRFWEGFFSKALNPDNTDYAKLYQQHLSEATEQASAAVQLTCVLPDDLDDLSFGMVKKLHQADLVIVSEKDERRIETFIRQDCRRVRPEAYAQIAPEPYASVIAIVTN, from the coding sequence TTGCTTTACTATCCCGCATATTTAACTCTGAAAGATCGGAACGTGCTCGTTGTAGGTGGCGGTGCGGTTGGTTGCCGTCGACTTTCGCCATTGATTGAAGCCGGAGCAAAGGTGACGCTCGTGGCGCCACAGCTGGTTGACGAAGCGACCATGTTGGTGGAAAAGCATGACCTCAAATGGCTATGTCGTTCTTATTCCGCAGAGCTGCTTGCAGGGCAATGGTTAGTTATCGCAGCAACAAACAGTGCAAAACTAAATACGGCGATCGCACAGCAGGCGGAAGCTGACGGGATCTTTTGTAATGTCGCGAACGATGCAAATACGGGCAGTTTTATTTGCCCTTCGCTTATCAATGACGGGCAATGCCAGATCGCCATTGCAACAGGGGGCGCTGCGCCCGTACTCACTCGGCTGTTAAAATTCCGCATCCGCGCAATTTTGCCGCGCCATCTGAAACAACTGATAGCGGTTTCTGCGGCAAAACGCGCCGACATAAAGCGCACCTTCAGTACGGTCAGTCATCGGCGGCGATTCTGGGAGGGCTTCTTCAGTAAAGCGTTAAATCCGGACAACACAGACTATGCAAAACTATACCAACAGCACCTAAGTGAGGCCACTGAGCAGGCTAGCGCTGCGGTTCAGTTAACTTGTGTACTACCGGATGATCTTGATGATCTCTCTTTTGGTATGGTGAAAAAGCTTCATCAAGCAGATCTGGTTATCGTCAGCGAAAAAGATGAACGACGGATAGAGACTTTTATCCGCCAGGACTGCCGGCGGGTGCGCCCCGAGGCCTACGCGCAGATAGCACCCGAACCATATGCGTCGGTGATTGCGATCGTCACGAACTAA
- the apbC gene encoding iron-sulfur cluster carrier protein ApbC: MTIDNRSAFLVAVGDLVEPLTGRTLSQLSAQIELNNNAVTITVGSFNQEFKDQLTGLVERLVAQYGLGDIAITILTRVPDYLVDESRENLSKVKSIIAVASGKGGVGKSATAANLALALAHDGAAVGLLDADIYGPSVPIMLGVEGATPASPDGKVMAPVAAHGIVCNSLGFIIDSDKAAVWRGPMASGALQQLINDTQWPELDYLVIDMPPGTGDIQLTLAQKVPVSAALVITTPQNLALSDARRGVDMFNQVNIPVCGVVENMSFYSCEQCGHINHIFGKEGGDLLAKETGVPLLARLPLEPSIRSDADSGNPSVAADPSKPVSQLYIELARKVGAFVWSRHQAATDNVPIIEIQ, from the coding sequence ATGACAATCGATAATAGATCCGCCTTTTTAGTCGCTGTTGGTGATTTAGTAGAGCCGCTGACAGGACGTACGTTAAGCCAGTTGTCCGCACAGATAGAGCTAAACAATAATGCAGTTACCATCACTGTTGGCAGTTTTAATCAAGAATTCAAAGACCAATTAACGGGGCTGGTTGAGCGCTTAGTTGCGCAGTATGGTTTGGGTGATATAGCAATAACTATTTTAACCCGAGTGCCGGATTACCTAGTAGATGAATCCCGCGAAAACCTCAGTAAAGTGAAAAGTATTATTGCTGTGGCGAGTGGCAAAGGCGGCGTGGGCAAGTCAGCCACGGCTGCTAACTTAGCGTTAGCGCTAGCCCATGACGGTGCTGCTGTTGGCCTACTAGATGCAGATATCTACGGGCCCTCTGTACCTATTATGCTAGGTGTAGAAGGTGCAACGCCCGCGTCACCCGACGGCAAAGTAATGGCTCCCGTTGCGGCTCACGGTATTGTCTGTAACTCGTTGGGCTTTATTATCGACAGCGATAAAGCTGCTGTTTGGCGCGGGCCAATGGCTTCGGGTGCGTTACAACAACTGATAAATGACACCCAATGGCCTGAGCTGGACTATCTGGTCATCGATATGCCACCGGGCACCGGCGATATTCAGCTCACCTTGGCGCAGAAAGTACCAGTCAGTGCCGCCCTTGTGATCACGACGCCGCAAAATCTTGCGCTCTCTGATGCCAGGCGTGGTGTGGATATGTTCAATCAGGTCAATATCCCCGTTTGCGGCGTGGTAGAGAATATGAGCTTTTATTCTTGCGAACAGTGCGGCCACATTAATCACATCTTTGGTAAAGAAGGGGGCGATCTGTTAGCTAAAGAGACGGGCGTCCCGCTGTTGGCGCGTTTACCGCTGGAACCCTCGATCCGAAGTGATGCCGACTCTGGCAACCCTTCAGTCGCTGCCGATCCAAGTAAGCCTGTGAGCCAGCTTTACATAGAATTGGCGAGAAAAGTCGGTGCGTTTGTTTGGTCTCGGCATCAAGCCGCAACCGATAACGTACCTATTATCGAAATACAATAA